The region TAGTCACGTCTTTCTTTTCTGCGCTTTTCTTCTTCAACTCGCTTTTCTTCGCTTCGTCTTTCTCCTCTTCGCCTTTCAACCTGCATGCGAACGTCATGGCACTTAGCCTCTGACATGTCAAAAGTCATAATAATAAAAATTGCCGCCAGGGAAGTAACAATCGGAATGCCGATATCGCACAGGCGCATATACAATAAAGCCTTGGGCGTCTGGTTGGCGGCTAACGCGATATTAAAGCCGGTTACATTTAAGAGAACCCCGGAGAGAACCGAGGCGCCTGCCTGCCCGAGTTTTTGTATCCACCAATAAATACCGCTAAACATACCTTCTCTGCGGGTGCCGGTTTGCAGTTCGTCCAGATCGCAGACATCAGCAACCATGGAAGGAACCATGGTAAAAAGCGCCCCCAGATGAAATGCCAGAAACGGGACAGCGATCATCAATAAATAGGGATGTTGAGGATTATACCCTATCCATTTCAAGGCATAACCAAAAATTGCCAGGCACATGGCAATTAAAAAGGTCTTTCTTTTCCCAAGCTTTGTGGAAATCCAGGTAGTCAAAGAAATTGCAATAAAAGTACAGATGGAACTAGCCGTTCCAAACCAACCCAATAATGTTCCGCCTTTACCCCAATCTCCAGCATAAACATAATATACAATAACATACAGCGTAAAGGCGCTGGCTAACATGAATCCGTTGAAGATCAAGAATGTTACCGCGATAAGCTTAACAAAGGGAATGCACTTTAAAGAAGTCGCGCAATTGCTCAACAGTCCCTTTATAACATTCCAATATCCCTTTTCTTTCTTAGGCCTGGGCAAATCAGCGAATTGCTCTTTATTAAAAATAGCCGGAAGAATGCCTCCAACTATGATAAAAACCCCAACCATAATAGATATAGACCGCGCTCCATGGACAATATCCGTAAACATCGCTTTGTTATTCATCAGCTTAAAAAACCAGGGCGCGACAAGCCAGGCAATTTGAGCGAAAAAATTGCTGAATCCCTGCAAG is a window of Candidatus Omnitrophota bacterium DNA encoding:
- a CDS encoding MFS transporter; protein product: MEQSAGKLKHHTTASKDRISIFQKLAYSIGSLVNQFQAAAIGSLVIVLNLGLGMNPALVGLIGAIPRLIDAFSDPLIGHSSDNTRTRWGRRKPWIFFGAVTSGVLFALMFQLHKGHVESFYFWYFLIIQCFFVISFACYSIPWIALGYEMTPDYHERTRLQGFSNFFAQIAWLVAPWFFKLMNNKAMFTDIVHGARSISIMVGVFIIVGGILPAIFNKEQFADLPRPKKEKGYWNVIKGLLSNCATSLKCIPFVKLIAVTFLIFNGFMLASAFTLYVIVYYVYAGDWGKGGTLLGWFGTASSICTFIAISLTTWISTKLGKRKTFLIAMCLAIFGYALKWIGYNPQHPYLLMIAVPFLAFHLGALFTMVPSMVADVCDLDELQTGTRREGMFSGIYWWIQKLGQAGASVLSGVLLNVTGFNIALAANQTPKALLYMRLCDIGIPIVTSLAAIFIIMTFDMSEAKCHDVRMQVERRRGERRSEEKRVEEEKRRKERRD